In a genomic window of Dyadobacter fermentans DSM 18053:
- a CDS encoding SPFH domain-containing protein has product MTPFIVLLVLVVLTILMTVKVVPQQSAYILERLGKFYAVLQPGVNFIIPFFDRIAYKYTLKEAAVDIPEQICITRDNVQVRMDGVIFIQVIDPRKAAYGISDYTFAVIQLAQTTMRSEIGKLDLDKTFEERMTINRAVVESIDEAATGWGVKVLRYEIKNITPPQSVLNAMEKQMQAERERRAVILQSDGEKQAAINVAEGQKQKVVLESEGIRLRQINEAEGEAAALKSVAEATAESIRLVAQAIREDGGSEAVQLKVAENYVEQFGKLAKAGNTLILPANLADMGSLIATALTVIKSEPKK; this is encoded by the coding sequence ATGACCCCTTTCATTGTTCTGCTCGTACTGGTGGTACTCACCATTCTGATGACCGTGAAGGTCGTCCCACAGCAAAGTGCTTATATTCTGGAACGTCTGGGAAAATTTTACGCCGTGCTTCAACCGGGCGTCAATTTCATCATTCCCTTCTTCGACCGGATTGCTTATAAGTACACCCTTAAAGAAGCCGCTGTGGACATCCCCGAGCAGATCTGTATCACCCGCGACAATGTGCAGGTGCGCATGGACGGGGTCATTTTTATACAAGTAATAGACCCCAGAAAAGCGGCCTACGGCATTTCGGACTACACTTTTGCGGTGATACAATTAGCACAAACCACCATGCGCAGCGAGATTGGGAAACTGGATCTGGATAAAACTTTCGAAGAACGTATGACTATTAACCGTGCCGTGGTGGAATCGATCGACGAGGCGGCTACGGGCTGGGGCGTGAAAGTGCTTCGCTACGAAATCAAGAACATTACGCCGCCGCAAAGCGTGTTGAACGCAATGGAGAAACAAATGCAGGCCGAGCGTGAACGCCGCGCCGTGATCCTGCAATCGGATGGTGAAAAGCAGGCGGCCATTAATGTGGCCGAGGGACAGAAACAGAAAGTCGTGCTCGAATCGGAGGGTATCCGGCTGCGGCAGATCAACGAGGCGGAAGGGGAAGCCGCTGCATTGAAATCGGTGGCCGAGGCCACGGCAGAAAGTATCCGGCTTGTGGCGCAGGCCATTCGTGAAGACGGCGGTTCGGAAGCCGTGCAGCTGAAAGTGGCCGAAAATTATGTGGAGCAGTTTGGAAAACTCGCCAAAGCCGGCAACACGCTCATTCTCCCCGCCAACCTGGCCGATATGGGCTCCCTGATCGCGACCGCATTAACCGTCATCAAATCTGAACCGAAGAAATAG
- a CDS encoding glycoside hydrolase family 9 protein yields MGRIMILLLIVEATDASGQPAGSLPGNPQVALSAVSEKVLLLTISERFDTTGCHDPKRYSLQSTADPGYYAGAHPARIGRHSFVKSLTASGTPQIAFELYLIFDKPLKNGIAYQLLTDAIKDTDGNAASVDETFTFNDADIAGNVKVNQVGYLPDSPKLGKLGRFLGDAWFMPIDSLAPPEFQLIGSDGKIAYDGTCRYLKSDSAFSGESVFEIDFSEFKSPGQYHLFVPGYGRSPTFLISPECYDELYFNTTRALFYQRSGKISAGHAGAWAGDGLPATSAEIHSSHLQSPLYSASDHPPGTALPMTGGWLDAGDYGRYMPTAASALFIMFTAFELYPQKFPDGHLNIPESGNGVPDWIDEVRYETDWLMQMQAPDGGVYFRVTPATWSQGLPADEHGTLYISEKTTQSTALFAAAMAMAARNFTGFDAAYAALCLDKARKAWTFLENHPSPTPAVNVPGIAAGPYPDPIDADNRAWAAAELYKTTGEAQYNAAFNEWYGKIPHQFHATMSWQQHTFKAAWAYTTTTFAVNNAWVDEFKSKLNSEVLVNYYNRTMKIHAYHGAYHHFKGYVGYGTFGMAQSYAFDYILFALLLQKPELLDYAKVQLDIPLGNNPLSQTFITGAGASPPRLPLHWSTVPGTFAEPVPGVPVFGPAASLLMNRPSSYVIQDSLNRYPYGYRKEDPYPVLRRYTDARQAVEMSEFTIQEISVTAAVFAFFSSIITKPLPVRLQRFDAQHTNCKVMLRWVTSMEHNASYFSVERSVDGKTFTAIGRIEANGYSGSARTYEFEDITPKSTNYYRLRMVDADGSSATSAIRHVRVPCKTVEWSVAPAGRGHFRIVFEETPSLPATSFVIRIYNRQGTRVISHVRSSLGFDASMLPAGVYIVRLSAAGGEDFGSRKIVIR; encoded by the coding sequence CACCGCAAATCGCTTTTGAGTTATACCTGATTTTTGACAAACCATTAAAAAATGGCATCGCCTACCAACTCCTCACGGACGCCATTAAAGATACCGATGGCAATGCCGCCAGTGTTGACGAAACATTCACTTTCAACGACGCTGATATTGCTGGTAATGTCAAAGTCAATCAGGTGGGCTATCTTCCCGACAGCCCTAAATTGGGCAAGTTGGGACGGTTTCTGGGAGATGCCTGGTTTATGCCGATCGACTCCCTGGCTCCGCCGGAGTTCCAGCTCATCGGCTCCGACGGGAAGATTGCCTATGATGGAACCTGCCGGTATCTCAAATCCGATTCCGCATTCAGCGGCGAAAGTGTTTTTGAAATCGATTTTTCGGAATTCAAATCTCCCGGGCAATACCATCTCTTTGTGCCGGGCTATGGGCGATCGCCCACGTTCTTGATTTCACCGGAATGCTATGACGAGCTTTATTTCAACACCACGAGAGCATTGTTTTACCAGCGCTCCGGGAAAATAAGCGCCGGTCACGCAGGAGCGTGGGCCGGCGACGGCCTGCCCGCAACAAGTGCCGAAATCCATTCCTCACACCTTCAATCGCCATTGTATTCGGCATCTGACCATCCTCCGGGAACTGCGCTTCCGATGACCGGCGGGTGGCTCGATGCCGGCGACTACGGACGCTATATGCCCACGGCGGCAAGCGCATTGTTCATCATGTTCACGGCATTTGAACTTTACCCCCAGAAATTCCCGGACGGCCATCTCAACATTCCTGAAAGCGGCAACGGCGTGCCCGACTGGATAGACGAAGTCCGATATGAAACGGACTGGCTCATGCAAATGCAGGCACCCGATGGCGGTGTTTACTTTCGCGTCACGCCCGCAACGTGGTCCCAGGGTCTACCGGCCGACGAGCACGGCACCCTGTACATTTCCGAAAAGACAACCCAATCCACGGCGCTATTCGCCGCCGCTATGGCAATGGCCGCCCGGAATTTCACCGGGTTCGATGCCGCTTACGCCGCCCTCTGCCTCGACAAGGCGCGCAAAGCATGGACATTTTTGGAAAATCACCCATCGCCAACGCCCGCCGTGAACGTCCCGGGCATAGCAGCAGGCCCCTACCCCGATCCGATCGACGCCGACAACCGGGCGTGGGCGGCCGCGGAGTTGTACAAAACCACCGGAGAGGCGCAATACAATGCCGCTTTCAATGAATGGTATGGAAAAATCCCGCATCAGTTTCACGCCACGATGAGCTGGCAGCAGCACACTTTCAAGGCAGCATGGGCTTATACCACTACCACTTTCGCGGTCAACAATGCGTGGGTCGACGAGTTCAAAAGCAAGCTGAATAGCGAAGTTCTGGTCAATTATTACAACCGGACGATGAAGATCCACGCTTATCATGGCGCGTATCATCATTTTAAAGGGTACGTCGGCTACGGGACATTCGGTATGGCCCAGAGCTACGCTTTCGATTACATCCTGTTTGCATTGCTGCTTCAAAAACCCGAATTGCTTGACTACGCGAAGGTCCAGCTCGACATTCCGCTGGGGAATAATCCATTGTCACAAACCTTTATCACGGGTGCTGGCGCCTCGCCGCCACGCCTGCCGCTGCATTGGTCCACGGTACCGGGCACGTTTGCCGAGCCCGTTCCCGGCGTACCGGTTTTCGGGCCAGCGGCTTCGCTGCTCATGAACCGGCCGTCGAGCTACGTCATCCAGGATTCGCTGAACCGCTATCCTTACGGCTACCGCAAGGAAGATCCCTACCCGGTCCTCCGGCGGTATACCGATGCGAGGCAGGCGGTGGAAATGTCTGAATTCACGATTCAGGAAATCAGCGTGACTGCGGCTGTATTTGCTTTTTTCAGCAGTATTATCACAAAACCGTTGCCTGTGCGGCTCCAACGGTTTGATGCACAACATACCAATTGTAAAGTAATGCTGCGCTGGGTTACTTCAATGGAGCACAATGCCAGCTATTTCTCGGTGGAGCGCAGTGTGGACGGGAAAACGTTCACAGCAATCGGGCGGATTGAAGCAAATGGCTATTCAGGAAGTGCCAGGACGTATGAATTTGAAGACATTACGCCGAAAAGTACCAACTACTACCGTCTGCGGATGGTCGATGCCGACGGCTCTTCCGCCACCTCTGCGATACGGCACGTCCGGGTGCCATGCAAAACGGTGGAATGGTCGGTGGCACCGGCGGGCCGGGGCCATTTTCGGATCGTTTTTGAAGAAACGCCGTCGCTCCCGGCGACGAGCTTCGTCATCCGTATCTATAACCGGCAGGGAACCAGGGTGATCAGTCATGTGCGCAGTAGCCTCGGTTTCGATGCATCAATGCTGCCTGCGGGCGTGTACATCGTGCGCCTCAGCGCGGCCGGCGGCGAGGATTTCGGGAGCCGCAAAATCGTGATTCGGTGA
- a CDS encoding NfeD family protein produces the protein MDLTLPQIWLIVGLVMLLAELVSVLLVFVFFAIGALLTSLLTSIGLLPTTESQILAFSAISLVSLLVLRKHARKLLERRSTAEYSEFTGETAMVIRDIPGNGEGRIYYRGAEWKAVSENHENISAGSKVVIKKTEGIILIVEES, from the coding sequence ATGGATTTGACCTTACCACAGATTTGGCTCATTGTAGGACTGGTAATGCTCCTCGCAGAACTGGTCAGCGTCCTGCTCGTGTTCGTGTTTTTCGCGATAGGCGCCTTGCTCACTTCTCTGCTTACTTCAATCGGCCTGCTCCCCACTACCGAAAGCCAGATACTGGCCTTTTCGGCCATTTCGCTCGTGTCGCTGCTGGTGCTCCGGAAACACGCCCGCAAGCTCCTCGAACGCCGCTCCACGGCAGAATACAGCGAATTCACCGGTGAAACCGCCATGGTAATCCGCGATATTCCCGGCAACGGCGAAGGCCGCATTTACTATCGCGGTGCCGAATGGAAAGCCGTTTCTGAAAATCATGAAAACATTTCGGCCGGCAGTAAAGTGGTAATCAAGAAAACAGAAGGCATTATTCTGATCGTGGAAGAATCCTGA